Below is a window of Paenibacillus bovis DNA.
GTACAGCAATGCATACGTTATGTCCACCAAACCCGAAGGAGTTGCTGATGGCTGCATTGACTTCCCTTTCCTGGCTTACATTCGGTACAAAATTCAGTTCCTTATCATCCGGATCTTCGCAGTTGAGCGTTGGTGGAACGGTGCTGTGCAGCATACTCTGCACCGTAGCGATCAATTCCACAGCTCCTGCGCCGCCCATCAGATGGCCGGTCATCGACTTGATCGAAGAAATCGCCAGATTCGGTGCATGCTCTCCGAATACTTTGCGCAGTGCATTTACTTCCATCTGATCGTTAAATGGAGTACTGGTTCCATGCGCATTTACGTAATCTACATCTTCCGGCTGAAGTCCGCCGTCCTGCAGAGCCAATCGGATCGCATCGGCTGCGCCTGCACCGCTCAGATCGGGTGCTGTAATATGATAGGCATCTGTCGTACAGCCATAGCCTACCACTTCCGCCAGAATCGTCGCGTTCCGCTTGAGCGCATGTTCCAGTTCTTCCAGAATGACTACCCCGGCTCCTCCACCGATCACGAACCCGTCACGCGCCGAGTCAAAGGGGCGGCTGGCCTGCTGCGGTTCTTCATTGCGTCTGGACAGCGCATGGATATTCGCAAATCCTGCCAGATCGAGCTGACTGAAGTTCGCTTCTGCTCCGCCGGCGATGACCGCATCGGCAGTACCGTACTGGATCGTGCGCAGCGCTTCACCGATCGAGTTGCTGCCGGTCGCGCATGCCGTCACAACGCCAAATGACGGACCTTTGGCACCAAAAGCAATAGCGACTTCACCTGGCGCCGAATTGATCATCATGGCTGTAACAAAATGCGGCGATACCCGTTTCGGACCGATCTCGGTCAGCTTGCGGTAATTCTCCTCCACCACATCCAGACCGCCGGCTCCCGAGCCGATAACGACACCGACACGGGACGCGTTCTCTTCATTGATGACCAGGCCGGACTGCTTCATAGCCTGATGGGCGGCAGCCAGTGCGAACTGGGTGAATTGTGCAATTTTGTTGGCTTCTTTTTTGCTCATATATTCCAGAGGATCGAAGCCCTTGACCTGGGCTCCAATCTTGGTGGGAATCTCGGATACGTCAAAATGGTCTACCAGACCTACACCGCTTCGTCCTGCGACCAGCGAGTTCCAGAAGTCTTCGGTATTCAGCCCGACCGGTGTGATTACACCCTGACCGGTCACCACTACACGCCTTTTCAATAGGTTCACGTCCTTTATGGTTGTTGAGATTATTTCGTAACTGCCGTCCGTTCCGGCAGTGGGAAGTCTCCGTATACATGGCGGATTTTCTCATGAATATCCGTCAGCGTGACCTGAACATCAACGATGACCAAGCGGCCTTGACGATAGGAATCCCAGGCTGCGGCCAGCTGCTCTGCCGCTTCTTCACGGCTGCGAATAACCCGGTTATCCACAAATTCGTGCGTAATGCTGCTCACATCCAGCTGCTCCTGACCAGATACGAACGGATAGGAACCGTTCAGTGTGGAGGATTGATAGCCCAGCTGATTTTGCAGCCATCCATATCCACCGTTATTCAGTACCAGATACAGCGCCGGAATCCGATATTCTGCTGCCGTAATCAGATCTGAGCGGAACAAGTTGAACGCGCCGTCTCCGACGAGTGCCACGACCGGACGCTGACCGGCTGCTGCCGCTCCAAGCGCAGCAGCTGCACCGAATCCGAGACTTGTCTGATCACTTGGAACGATCGACCAGGCCTGCTTGCCAAAAGCAAAATACGGGTAAAAGTATGACCACATATCCTGCAGTCCATTTTCCTGTACCAGCACCAAATCTTCACCGCACTGGCTGGCGATCATCTCCAGTAGCTCCGGCACATGCAATCCGGGTTCTGCAGCGATTTCGGCCATTGCTGCTTTGCGGCGTTCTACTGCTGCCTCTTTGCAATCGGCAATCCGCTGCACCCAGTCCGAATCTGCCGGACGAAGCGGCTGCTCCAGCCAGTGATCCAGAACGGCATATCCATCACCCAGCAATTTGAGTCCTTCATACTGGTGCGCCAGATCATTCAGCTCCATATTGACCTGAATCAGCGGCTTCTGCTCCAGCCACGATTCCCATTCAAAAGTCGCTGTCTCTTCCAGACGGCTGCCCAGTGCAATGACCAGATCGGCTTCTTCCCACAGTACCCGGCAGCTGACATCCGTATACAATCCGGCGACTCCGCCGAACAGCGGATGATATTCATCCACTGTCCCGCGGCCTGATGCTGTTGCAAATACGGCTGCTCCATACTTGGTAGCCAGCTGCTCCAGCTTGCTGCCGTCTCCATTTTTCATGCCACCACCGGTGAGAATTAGCGGACGACGAGCATTTCGCAGCAGTGCATCTGCCGCTTTCAGCTGATCACGTCCGGGCAGTACACTTAGTCGTTCAAGCGGAGCAAAATGCTCTGTTACCGGTGACAGCTGATCAACCAGCTGCTCCGGCAGTTCGATATAGACCGGACCGGGAGCGCCGTTGACCGCCATAAAGGCAGCTCTTTCGAGTGCCCACTGCAGTCGGTCGCCATGCTCTACCCGGTATGCCCATTTGACCAGCGGCTTCACCATCGACATCTGATCAGCTTCCTGAAAAGAACGCGTACCCAGCTTGTCTCCGCCGGTTCCCAGTGCAAGCAGCAGGAGTGGCACACTGAGATTCTGTGCTTCCAGCAGGCCGGTCAGCGTATTGCTGAGCGCTGGCCCTTTTCCTACCACACAGACAGCAAGGCGACTAGTGGCCAGTGAATACCCGGAAGCCATAAAGACCGCATTACGCTGATCCTTGCAAATAATAAATTCCATATCGGCTTTGGACAGCGGCTTCAGAATTTTCAGATCATCGCTAGGCAATCCGAACAGATGCTTCACACCTACAGATTCCAGATAGCTTACAACGATATCCCAGGCAGGCAGTGAAGCGGTCATACCAGAGTCCTCTTGTCCTGCAGGTACTCCGCGACCACAGCCGAGATCAGGATCGGTTTGGAGACCAGCGTATTATTGTGGAAAATATAGTTGGACATCGTTCCGTAGCCGCCGAATGCCTTGTTGCCCTGATCCACATCTTCCAGTGTTTCGTTAATCGTCAGTGTATG
It encodes the following:
- the fabF gene encoding beta-ketoacyl-ACP synthase II, coding for MKRRVVVTGQGVITPVGLNTEDFWNSLVAGRSGVGLVDHFDVSEIPTKIGAQVKGFDPLEYMSKKEANKIAQFTQFALAAAHQAMKQSGLVINEENASRVGVVIGSGAGGLDVVEENYRKLTEIGPKRVSPHFVTAMMINSAPGEVAIAFGAKGPSFGVVTACATGSNSIGEALRTIQYGTADAVIAGGAEANFSQLDLAGFANIHALSRRNEEPQQASRPFDSARDGFVIGGGAGVVILEELEHALKRNATILAEVVGYGCTTDAYHITAPDLSGAGAADAIRLALQDGGLQPEDVDYVNAHGTSTPFNDQMEVNALRKVFGEHAPNLAISSIKSMTGHLMGGAGAVELIATVQSMLHSTVPPTLNCEDPDDKELNFVPNVSQEREVNAAISNSFGFGGHNVCIAVRKWKGE
- a CDS encoding thiamine pyrophosphate-binding protein is translated as MTASLPAWDIVVSYLESVGVKHLFGLPSDDLKILKPLSKADMEFIICKDQRNAVFMASGYSLATSRLAVCVVGKGPALSNTLTGLLEAQNLSVPLLLLALGTGGDKLGTRSFQEADQMSMVKPLVKWAYRVEHGDRLQWALERAAFMAVNGAPGPVYIELPEQLVDQLSPVTEHFAPLERLSVLPGRDQLKAADALLRNARRPLILTGGGMKNGDGSKLEQLATKYGAAVFATASGRGTVDEYHPLFGGVAGLYTDVSCRVLWEEADLVIALGSRLEETATFEWESWLEQKPLIQVNMELNDLAHQYEGLKLLGDGYAVLDHWLEQPLRPADSDWVQRIADCKEAAVERRKAAMAEIAAEPGLHVPELLEMIASQCGEDLVLVQENGLQDMWSYFYPYFAFGKQAWSIVPSDQTSLGFGAAAALGAAAAGQRPVVALVGDGAFNLFRSDLITAAEYRIPALYLVLNNGGYGWLQNQLGYQSSTLNGSYPFVSGQEQLDVSSITHEFVDNRVIRSREEAAEQLAAAWDSYRQGRLVIVDVQVTLTDIHEKIRHVYGDFPLPERTAVTK